The following are from one region of the Pseudohongiella spirulinae genome:
- a CDS encoding DUF934 domain-containing protein, producing MTVAADWIIKDAQQLPQPWRILDESLGVDALAELEGVDIIVPLCCWLAEQGFISSRPGRTGVWLDSHEKTDTLLSAPEVDINGIDIIAVHFPVFSDGRGYSLARSLRQNLRYQGDVMAFGDILRDQAFYLTRCGFNVLAPRPDQNPEDMIRALYDFKDAYQSSSVQELPLFRRRA from the coding sequence ATGACAGTTGCAGCAGACTGGATTATCAAAGACGCACAACAATTACCACAGCCATGGCGCATTCTGGACGAGTCACTGGGCGTTGATGCGCTGGCGGAGCTGGAGGGTGTGGATATTATCGTGCCTCTATGCTGCTGGCTTGCAGAACAGGGATTCATCAGCAGCCGTCCAGGTCGGACCGGAGTGTGGCTGGACAGTCATGAAAAAACTGACACACTGCTGAGCGCCCCCGAGGTCGATATTAACGGGATTGACATTATTGCCGTGCATTTTCCGGTGTTCAGTGACGGGCGTGGATACAGCCTTGCCCGATCGCTGCGGCAAAATCTTCGCTACCAGGGTGACGTGATGGCATTCGGCGACATTCTTCGCGATCAGGCTTTTTACTTGACGCGATGCGGCTTTAATGTGCTGGCACCAAGGCCAGATCAGAACCCTGAAGATATGATAAGAGCCCTGTATGATTTCAAGGACGCTTATCAGAGCAGCTCCGTGCAGGAGCTGCCCCTGTTCAGACGTCGCGCCTGA
- a CDS encoding nitrite/sulfite reductase, with translation MYRYDNYDHQMLADRVAQFRDQTNRYLAGKLSDAEFLPLRLQNGLYVQRLAPMLRVAIPYGMLSSHQMRKLAFIADHYDKGYGHLTTRQNIQFNWPRMADVPDILAHLAEVEMHAIQTSGNCIRNTTTDQFAGVAAEETEDARHYCEIIRQWSTFHPEFAYLPRKFKIAVCGTKQDQAATQVHDIGLYIIKNAENETGFRVLVGGGLGRTPVIGSEICDFLPKRHLLSYLDAILRVYNSEGRRDNKYKARIKILVKETGVEAFRDKVNQEWQAVKDGPLTLTDEEIARCAAFFHDPAYKVLPDSSDTLSASVHSDLLFASWFEQNVSQHKRLGYSIVTLCLKQTGFAPGDITSDQMRFIANLADEFSFGEMRITHTQNLVLADVESDRLYELWQALKAFDLQADNLGLLSDIICCPGGDFCALANAKSIPIAESIQRSFSRQELQDLGQVSLNISGCMNACGHHHVGNIGILGVDKKGEEFYQVSLGGSASNTTALGKIVGPAFSAEEIPGVIRCIMNVYQQHRTGKESFLDTYDRIGMEPFKSALYSKPTTDTAALSHMA, from the coding sequence ATGTACCGATATGACAACTACGATCACCAGATGCTGGCTGATCGGGTCGCTCAATTCCGTGACCAGACCAATCGTTATCTTGCAGGCAAACTGTCAGACGCCGAGTTCCTGCCCCTGCGACTGCAGAACGGATTATACGTCCAGCGCCTCGCCCCTATGCTGCGCGTTGCCATCCCGTACGGCATGCTGTCCAGTCACCAAATGCGCAAGCTGGCGTTTATTGCCGATCATTACGATAAGGGTTACGGCCACCTGACGACACGTCAGAACATACAGTTCAACTGGCCCAGGATGGCGGATGTGCCTGATATCCTTGCACACCTGGCCGAGGTTGAAATGCACGCCATTCAGACCAGCGGCAATTGCATCCGCAATACAACAACCGATCAGTTTGCTGGTGTGGCGGCCGAAGAGACCGAAGATGCGCGCCACTATTGCGAAATCATCAGGCAGTGGTCCACCTTCCACCCAGAGTTCGCTTACCTGCCGCGTAAATTCAAGATCGCCGTTTGTGGCACAAAGCAGGACCAGGCAGCCACCCAGGTGCACGACATTGGTCTGTACATCATAAAAAACGCCGAGAATGAAACCGGCTTCAGGGTCCTGGTGGGCGGCGGCCTTGGCCGCACCCCGGTTATTGGCAGTGAAATCTGCGACTTTCTGCCCAAACGGCATCTGCTGAGCTATCTGGATGCGATACTGCGCGTTTACAACAGCGAGGGGCGAAGAGACAACAAATACAAGGCTCGCATCAAGATACTGGTTAAAGAAACGGGTGTAGAGGCATTCCGGGATAAAGTAAACCAGGAGTGGCAGGCCGTAAAAGACGGACCCTTGACGCTTACTGATGAAGAAATAGCTCGTTGCGCCGCCTTTTTCCACGACCCGGCCTATAAAGTGCTGCCCGATAGCAGCGACACCCTCTCCGCCTCCGTGCATTCAGATTTGCTGTTCGCCTCCTGGTTTGAGCAAAATGTCAGTCAGCACAAACGTCTGGGCTACAGCATTGTGACCCTTTGCCTTAAGCAGACCGGCTTCGCGCCCGGGGATATCACTTCCGATCAGATGCGGTTTATCGCCAACCTGGCGGACGAGTTCAGTTTTGGTGAAATGCGCATCACACACACTCAGAACCTCGTGCTGGCTGATGTGGAATCAGACCGCCTTTACGAACTTTGGCAGGCACTCAAGGCGTTTGACCTGCAGGCCGATAATCTCGGTTTACTCAGCGATATCATCTGCTGTCCGGGAGGTGACTTTTGCGCCCTGGCTAATGCCAAGTCCATCCCGATTGCTGAGTCCATCCAGCGTTCATTCAGTCGTCAAGAGCTGCAAGACCTGGGGCAGGTATCATTAAATATCTCCGGCTGTATGAATGCCTGTGGACATCACCATGTTGGCAACATTGGCATTCTGGGTGTTGATAAAAAAGGCGAAGAGTTCTATCAAGTATCGCTTGGTGGTTCTGCCAGTAACACCACGGCACTTGGCAAAATTGTAGGTCCGGCATTCTCGGCTGAGGAAATCCCCGGCGTTATTCGCTGTATCATGAATGTGTATCAGCAGCACCGGACTGGCAAAGAGAGCTTCCTGGACACCTACGACAGGATTGGAATGGAACCTTTCAAATCGGCGCTTTACAGCAAGCCGACAACCGATACAGCTGCTCTGTCACACATGGCCTGA
- a CDS encoding DUF2970 domain-containing protein — protein sequence MTEHQNQPDQKQSQEPQKENRKLSFWQTMGSVIAASFGVQSQKNKERDFEKGSISGFIAAALIFTVVFVVTLVVIVRLVLP from the coding sequence ATGACTGAGCATCAAAATCAGCCTGACCAGAAGCAGTCTCAAGAACCGCAGAAAGAAAATAGAAAGTTGTCATTCTGGCAAACCATGGGCAGTGTCATTGCCGCCAGCTTTGGTGTACAGAGTCAGAAAAACAAAGAGCGCGACTTCGAAAAAGGCTCCATTTCGGGCTTTATCGCTGCCGCGCTCATTTTTACGGTTGTGTTCGTGGTAACTTTGGTCGTGATAGTCAGGCTGGTCTTGCCTTGA
- the metH gene encoding methionine synthase — protein sequence MMSRHRNWKTLEDALSKRILVLDGAMGTMIQAAKLGESDFRGQRFADHGSDLTGNNDLLTLTRPDLIRDIHMAYLQAGADIIETNTFNSTAVSQSDYQLQALVYELNAEGARIARQCCDAAGAETPEKPRFVAGVVGPTSRTASLSPDVNDPGYRNTDFDTLVKDYEVAVTGLIDGGADLLLIETIFDTLNAKAALFAVHNIFERKGVELPVMISGTITDASGRTLSGQTVEAFWNSIEHVRPLSVGFNCALGAEQLRPHIEEISGLANTFVSAHPNAGLPNEFGEYDQSAKEMADIVEEFAASGFLNIIGGCCGTTPQHIRAVSEAVSRHKPRVIPNIPVKCRLSGLEAFNIGPESLFVNVGERTNITGSKKFARLIREEHYAEALDVALQQVENGAQIIDINMDEGMLDSRAAMEKFLRLIAAEPDICRVPIMIDSSKWEVIETGLKNIQGKGIVNSISLKEGEQDFLEKARLCRRYGAAVVVMAFDESGQADTLEKKQAICQRSYDLLVEEARFPPQDIIFDPNIFAIATGIEEHNNYAVDFIESCRYIRKNLPHALISGGVSNVSFSFRGNDPVREAIHSVFLFHAIQAGLNMGIVNAGQLAVYDQIPDELRERVEDIVQNRRPDGTDRLMEIAAKYSGGASNESQEDLSWRERPVQERITHALVKGITRYIDEDTEQARQLFDKPIQVIEGPLMDGMNVVGDLFGSGKMFLPQVVKSARVMKQAVAYLLPYIEAEKLKSGDQQQSKGKMLLATVKGDVHDIGKNIVGVVLACNNYDIIDLGVMVPCEKILQQAREHNVDVIGLSGLITPSLDEMVHVAKEMQRQNFDIPLLIGGATTSKAHTAVKIEQHYKNNATIYVPDASRSVTVVSNLLNKESYGPFVDNVRAEYDKIRARTAGRDQRSSLLPFSEAVDNAGRFNWHNDTITRPTLIGSQVLDDYPLEALVPYIDWTPFFITWSLAGKYPAILQDDVVGQAARDLFDDAQGLLSDIIKHKKLKAQAVFGFWPAARTAPNDVTLYADEGHRQALHTFNFLRQQSVKGQDIPNLCLADFVASEEQAETDYLGAFAVTAGIGAQELAEQYQQENNDYNALMVKALADRLAEAFAEHLHERVRKEFWPYAVNETLDNESLIKEKYRGIRPAPGYPACPEHSDKVAIFELLGVKDKINMSLTESYAMLPAAAVSGFYFAHPESRYFSVGKINDDQLEDFASRRGVDIATAKQLLQPNLLD from the coding sequence ATCATGAGCAGACACCGAAACTGGAAAACACTCGAAGACGCACTGAGCAAACGCATTCTGGTTCTGGACGGCGCGATGGGCACCATGATTCAGGCGGCAAAACTCGGCGAGAGTGATTTTCGAGGACAGCGCTTTGCTGACCACGGCTCAGATCTGACAGGCAATAATGACCTGCTGACCCTGACTCGTCCGGATCTGATCCGTGATATCCATATGGCATATCTGCAGGCCGGTGCCGATATTATCGAAACCAATACCTTCAATTCAACGGCGGTGTCGCAATCTGATTATCAACTGCAGGCGCTGGTGTACGAACTTAATGCTGAAGGTGCCAGGATCGCCAGGCAGTGCTGCGATGCGGCAGGCGCCGAAACACCTGAAAAGCCACGTTTTGTGGCAGGTGTGGTCGGACCTACCAGCCGAACGGCATCCCTTTCTCCCGACGTTAACGATCCGGGCTACCGAAATACGGACTTTGATACGCTGGTAAAGGATTACGAAGTTGCCGTCACCGGCCTGATCGACGGCGGCGCTGACTTGCTGCTGATCGAAACGATTTTTGACACCCTGAATGCTAAGGCGGCGCTTTTTGCTGTTCACAATATCTTTGAAAGAAAGGGTGTTGAGCTGCCGGTCATGATTTCCGGCACCATCACCGATGCCAGCGGTCGCACCTTGTCGGGACAGACGGTTGAGGCTTTCTGGAACTCCATCGAGCACGTTAGACCACTTTCTGTTGGTTTTAACTGCGCCCTGGGTGCAGAGCAGCTAAGACCACATATCGAGGAAATATCCGGGCTGGCCAACACCTTCGTGTCTGCCCATCCGAATGCCGGCCTGCCAAATGAGTTCGGAGAGTACGATCAAAGCGCAAAAGAAATGGCTGATATTGTTGAGGAATTTGCTGCCAGCGGTTTCCTGAATATCATAGGTGGTTGCTGCGGCACAACACCTCAGCACATTCGTGCGGTGTCCGAAGCTGTGTCGCGCCACAAGCCTCGTGTCATCCCGAATATACCCGTTAAATGCCGCCTCAGTGGTCTGGAGGCCTTCAATATCGGGCCAGAGTCCCTGTTTGTCAATGTTGGCGAGCGAACCAACATTACCGGCTCCAAGAAATTCGCCCGCCTGATTCGTGAGGAACACTACGCTGAGGCATTGGATGTGGCCTTGCAACAGGTCGAGAATGGCGCACAGATTATCGACATCAACATGGACGAAGGTATGCTTGATTCACGGGCCGCCATGGAGAAGTTCCTGCGCTTGATTGCTGCCGAACCCGATATCTGTCGTGTGCCAATCATGATCGACTCCTCCAAGTGGGAGGTGATAGAAACAGGTCTGAAAAATATTCAGGGCAAGGGCATTGTAAACTCCATCAGCCTTAAAGAAGGCGAACAGGACTTTCTGGAGAAGGCCCGCCTCTGTCGCCGCTATGGCGCAGCGGTTGTGGTTATGGCCTTTGACGAAAGCGGCCAGGCCGATACCCTGGAGAAAAAGCAGGCCATCTGTCAACGCAGTTATGACCTGCTGGTGGAAGAAGCCCGCTTCCCTCCTCAGGACATCATTTTTGATCCCAATATTTTTGCGATCGCTACAGGTATAGAAGAACACAATAACTACGCAGTCGATTTTATTGAAAGCTGTCGTTATATCCGCAAAAACCTGCCACACGCTCTGATATCGGGCGGGGTCAGCAATGTGTCGTTCTCCTTCCGTGGCAACGATCCTGTGCGGGAAGCCATTCACTCTGTGTTCCTGTTTCACGCCATACAGGCGGGCCTGAATATGGGAATCGTGAATGCCGGGCAGTTGGCTGTTTACGACCAGATTCCCGATGAATTGCGAGAACGGGTTGAAGATATCGTGCAGAACCGCAGGCCCGACGGGACAGACCGGCTCATGGAAATCGCTGCCAAATACAGTGGCGGGGCCAGCAATGAATCTCAGGAAGACCTGAGCTGGCGCGAACGTCCGGTTCAGGAGCGCATCACTCACGCACTGGTCAAGGGTATTACACGCTATATTGACGAGGATACTGAACAGGCTCGACAGCTGTTTGACAAGCCGATACAAGTCATCGAAGGCCCGTTGATGGACGGCATGAACGTAGTTGGTGACCTGTTTGGCAGCGGCAAGATGTTTTTACCACAGGTGGTCAAAAGCGCCCGGGTCATGAAGCAGGCAGTGGCCTACCTGCTACCCTATATTGAGGCGGAAAAGCTCAAGTCAGGTGACCAGCAACAGTCCAAGGGCAAGATGTTGCTGGCGACCGTAAAAGGCGATGTTCATGATATCGGTAAAAATATTGTAGGCGTGGTACTGGCTTGCAATAACTACGACATCATCGATCTGGGCGTCATGGTGCCTTGCGAAAAAATTCTGCAGCAGGCTCGTGAGCATAATGTTGATGTCATTGGACTTAGCGGATTGATCACGCCTTCATTGGACGAAATGGTGCATGTTGCGAAAGAAATGCAGCGGCAGAATTTTGATATCCCGCTCTTGATTGGTGGCGCAACAACCTCCAAAGCACACACAGCGGTCAAGATCGAGCAGCACTATAAGAACAATGCAACCATTTATGTTCCGGATGCATCACGCAGCGTTACAGTAGTCAGCAATCTGTTAAACAAGGAAAGTTACGGTCCTTTTGTTGACAATGTCAGAGCCGAGTATGACAAGATTCGGGCGCGTACGGCCGGGCGGGATCAACGCAGTTCCCTGCTGCCATTCAGCGAGGCGGTGGATAATGCCGGACGATTCAACTGGCATAACGATACCATAACCCGCCCGACCCTGATCGGCAGCCAGGTATTGGATGATTACCCTCTGGAGGCACTGGTCCCGTATATAGACTGGACCCCCTTCTTTATCACCTGGAGCCTTGCTGGCAAGTATCCAGCCATCCTGCAGGATGATGTTGTCGGGCAGGCAGCGCGCGACCTCTTTGACGACGCCCAAGGCCTGCTGTCTGATATCATCAAACACAAAAAACTCAAGGCCCAGGCCGTTTTTGGATTCTGGCCAGCCGCCCGAACGGCGCCCAATGATGTGACATTGTATGCTGACGAAGGCCATAGACAGGCGCTGCACACCTTTAACTTCCTCAGACAACAAAGTGTAAAGGGACAAGATATACCGAACCTGTGCCTGGCTGATTTTGTTGCCTCAGAAGAGCAGGCCGAAACTGACTATCTGGGTGCCTTTGCAGTGACTGCCGGAATTGGCGCACAGGAGTTGGCTGAGCAGTACCAACAGGAGAACAACGACTACAACGCCTTGATGGTGAAGGCATTGGCAGATCGATTAGCGGAGGCATTTGCAGAGCATCTGCACGAAAGGGTTCGCAAAGAGTTCTGGCCTTACGCCGTCAATGAGACTCTGGATAATGAGTCACTGATAAAGGAAAAATATCGCGGAATTCGCCCGGCCCCAGGTTATCCCGCCTGCCCTGAACATTCGGATAAAGTCGCAATATTTGAATTATTGGGTGTCAAAGACAAGATCAATATGTCTTTAACAGAGAGTTATGCCATGTTGCCGGCAGCGGCTGTGAGCGGTTTCTATTTTGCACACCCAGAGTCCCGCTATTTTTCAGTAGGCAAAATTAACGATGATCAGCTCGAAGATTTCGCTTCCCGGCGCGGTGTAGACATTGCCACAGCGAAGCAGCTACTGCAGCCAAATCTTCTTGATTGA
- the nfuA gene encoding Fe-S biogenesis protein NfuA: MITITEPAQEYLAQLLSKQDADGIGIRVFILDPGTPKAETCISFCRPGEQKDEDELMTFEDFNAWIEKRSIPFLEEAVVDYAKDSMGGQLTIKAPNSRLPKIREDSPLEDRINYVLYNEVNPSLASHGGVVSLEDIVDDSIAVLKFGGGCQGCGMVDVTLKEGVEKTLMDQIPGLTGVRDVTDHSNRENAYFK, encoded by the coding sequence ATGATTACCATTACCGAGCCCGCACAGGAGTACCTGGCCCAGTTACTGAGTAAGCAGGATGCTGACGGCATTGGCATCCGGGTGTTTATACTGGACCCAGGCACACCCAAGGCCGAAACATGCATTTCCTTTTGCCGGCCCGGCGAACAGAAAGACGAAGATGAGCTCATGACGTTTGAGGATTTCAACGCCTGGATAGAAAAGCGCAGCATCCCGTTCCTTGAAGAGGCGGTTGTGGACTATGCAAAGGACAGCATGGGCGGGCAGCTAACGATTAAAGCGCCAAACTCGAGGCTGCCAAAGATCCGCGAAGATTCGCCGCTGGAAGACCGCATCAATTATGTGCTTTATAACGAAGTCAACCCGTCCCTCGCGTCACACGGTGGCGTGGTAAGCCTGGAAGATATCGTGGATGACAGTATTGCAGTCTTGAAGTTTGGTGGCGGCTGCCAGGGCTGTGGCATGGTGGATGTCACGTTGAAAGAAGGCGTTGAGAAGACACTGATGGATCAGATTCCGGGTTTGACCGGCGTTCGAGATGTCACCGATCACAGCAATCGCGAAAATGCCTATTTCAAGTGA
- a CDS encoding dUTP diphosphatase has translation MIPAIAAAPARVMLQLQAAMNSKVDPEWISARYPYLRAVVIEAAEAIEHHGWKWWKKQLMDLPQLQMEIIDIWHFILSEMLLENDGNVENTLPQLTDWQYENTLEFDSQTYTINERSLLDKLELLIALSASRRIDLSVFAAIMKDCELDWSSLFTQYVGKNVLNFFRQDNGYKEGHYQKLWNGREDNEILVEVMGGLDANDPLYAEHLYNGLRDRYPARP, from the coding sequence ATGATTCCAGCTATTGCCGCAGCGCCGGCCCGAGTTATGCTGCAGTTACAGGCAGCAATGAACAGTAAAGTCGATCCTGAGTGGATCAGCGCACGCTACCCTTATTTGCGCGCCGTGGTTATCGAGGCGGCAGAAGCCATAGAGCACCATGGCTGGAAATGGTGGAAGAAGCAGTTAATGGATCTTCCGCAGTTACAGATGGAAATAATTGATATATGGCATTTTATTCTTTCCGAAATGCTGCTTGAAAATGACGGCAATGTGGAAAATACTCTGCCACAGCTTACTGATTGGCAGTATGAGAACACGCTTGAATTTGATAGTCAGACATACACCATCAATGAGCGTTCACTGCTCGACAAACTCGAACTGTTGATCGCCCTCTCCGCCTCACGCCGTATAGATTTGAGCGTTTTTGCAGCTATCATGAAGGACTGTGAACTCGACTGGTCATCACTGTTTACACAATATGTCGGAAAAAATGTGCTTAATTTTTTCCGACAGGATAACGGCTACAAGGAAGGCCATTATCAAAAACTGTGGAACGGGCGTGAAGACAACGAAATTCTGGTTGAGGTTATGGGGGGGCTGGATGCCAACGACCCCCTCTACGCGGAACACTTGTACAATGGGCTGCGGGACCGCTACCCTGCCCGGCCCTGA
- a CDS encoding ABC transporter ATP-binding protein, translating to MNDSAQYAISIRDLHKTYDNGHVALKGIDLDVRENDFFALLGPNGAGKSTTIGIISTLVRATSGSISIFGKDLQTHTYETKLSLGIVPQEVNFSQFEKVGDIVLTQAGYYGLKGKLARERTEKYLKKLDLWDKRDNRSRMLSGGMKRRLMIARALVHEPRLLILDEPTAGVDIELRRSMWEFLQEINNRGTTIILTTHYLEEAENLCRNIAIINHGEIVENTSMRALLGKLARQTLVFDTFSELHQVPQFNDPDIHVQLLDSHSFEVNMSTSRDINEVFAVLSGQQVLVKSMRNKTNRLEELFLSSLRPVQ from the coding sequence ATGAACGACTCTGCTCAATACGCCATCTCCATCCGCGATCTGCACAAAACTTATGATAATGGTCATGTAGCACTGAAAGGCATTGACCTGGATGTGCGGGAAAATGATTTTTTTGCGCTGCTCGGTCCCAATGGGGCGGGCAAGTCCACCACCATCGGCATAATTTCCACTCTGGTGCGGGCAACGTCAGGCAGCATCAGCATATTTGGCAAAGACCTGCAGACTCATACCTATGAGACAAAATTGTCACTGGGAATCGTGCCACAGGAAGTCAATTTCAGTCAGTTTGAAAAAGTCGGTGATATTGTTCTTACCCAGGCTGGCTATTATGGTCTGAAAGGTAAACTGGCGCGGGAGCGCACAGAAAAATATCTCAAGAAGCTGGACTTGTGGGATAAACGCGATAATCGTTCAAGGATGCTCTCGGGTGGCATGAAGCGCAGGTTGATGATTGCCAGGGCGCTTGTTCATGAGCCTCGTCTGTTAATCCTGGATGAGCCGACCGCAGGCGTGGATATCGAGCTGCGGCGATCCATGTGGGAGTTTCTGCAAGAGATTAACAATAGAGGCACCACGATTATTCTGACCACCCATTACCTGGAAGAAGCCGAGAACCTGTGCCGCAATATTGCCATCATCAATCACGGCGAAATCGTCGAAAATACCAGTATGCGAGCCCTGCTGGGCAAGCTTGCACGACAGACCCTGGTTTTTGACACCTTTAGCGAGCTGCATCAGGTGCCACAATTTAATGATCCGGATATTCATGTCCAGTTACTGGACAGTCATAGCTTTGAAGTAAATATGAGCACCAGTCGTGATATTAATGAGGTGTTCGCCGTTTTAAGCGGTCAGCAGGTACTGGTTAAAAGTATGCGCAATAAAACCAACAGGCTTGAAGAGTTGTTCCTCTCCAGCCTGCGACCGGTTCAATAA
- a CDS encoding ABC transporter permease produces the protein MFANHKFVAFETILIKEIRRFSRIWMQTLVPPAITIGLYYLIFGNLIGRRIGEMGGYNYIDFIVPGLIMMAVIQNSYANVSSSFFSNKFQRCVEEILVSPVPNFIILLGFVAGGMARGLAVGIMVTMMSFIFTSLSIEHPLLTILVVLLTAMVFSLAGFINALFANTFDDISIIPTFVLTPLIYLGGVFYSIELLPTAGQWISALNPVLYMVNTFRYGILGSSDVNIYWAVFMLLLFGSVLYAVALILLRRGTGLRH, from the coding sequence ATGTTTGCTAATCACAAGTTTGTTGCTTTCGAAACCATTTTAATCAAAGAGATCCGGCGCTTTTCGAGAATCTGGATGCAGACTCTTGTTCCGCCAGCTATTACAATCGGTCTGTATTATCTTATCTTCGGGAATTTGATCGGTCGTCGAATAGGCGAAATGGGCGGGTACAACTATATCGATTTTATTGTCCCCGGATTGATCATGATGGCGGTTATACAAAATTCATACGCCAATGTTTCATCGTCGTTCTTCAGCAACAAGTTCCAGCGCTGTGTAGAAGAAATTCTGGTCTCGCCGGTACCCAATTTCATCATCCTGCTGGGATTCGTGGCCGGTGGAATGGCTCGAGGTCTGGCCGTAGGCATTATGGTGACGATGATGTCGTTTATCTTCACCTCGCTCTCAATCGAACATCCCTTGCTCACCATTCTGGTGGTGTTACTGACTGCAATGGTGTTTTCGCTGGCTGGATTCATCAATGCCCTGTTTGCCAATACATTCGATGACATATCCATAATCCCCACCTTCGTGCTTACACCATTGATTTACCTGGGTGGGGTATTTTATTCAATTGAACTTTTGCCAACTGCAGGTCAGTGGATCTCTGCTCTGAACCCGGTACTGTATATGGTCAATACATTCAGGTACGGAATTCTCGGCAGCAGCGATGTCAATATCTATTGGGCCGTATTTATGTTGCTGCTGTTTGGCTCGGTTTTATATGCTGTAGCGTTGATATTATTGCGTCGCGGCACAGGATTACGACATTGA
- the queF gene encoding NADPH-dependent 7-cyano-7-deazaguanine reductase QueF (Catalyzes the NADPH-dependent reduction of 7-cyano-7-deazaguanine (preQ0) to 7-aminomethyl-7-deazaguanine (preQ1) in queuosine biosynthesis) yields the protein MTTIKTNPLGQATTYPETYDPALLYSVPRSMNRTSLGIIESALPFRGFDHWRAYELSWLRPNGMPVVATGDVLVSCDSTNIVESKSMKLYFNSLNQHTFASAEEARKCIQKDLATAAGGDVIVTIQLPGEGQTSTQRLQAIPENAVLLDRLNVSARIFKPDRRLLQLAGPVSEGAVSVTEVLASNLFRSNCPVTAQPDWGTVIISYTGDAIDHEGLLRYVISYRQHEGFHEHCAEQIYRDIMAVCAPEYLTVQINFLRRGGLEINPVRTSLPVMRMQPLPRLLRQ from the coding sequence TTGACGACGATCAAGACAAACCCGCTCGGTCAGGCGACCACCTATCCGGAGACCTACGACCCCGCGCTTCTCTATAGTGTCCCCCGGTCTATGAACCGGACTTCTCTCGGGATAATCGAGTCAGCACTGCCTTTTCGGGGCTTCGACCATTGGCGCGCCTATGAACTGTCGTGGCTGCGGCCGAATGGCATGCCGGTAGTTGCAACAGGTGATGTGCTGGTGTCCTGTGATTCCACCAATATTGTGGAATCCAAATCAATGAAGCTGTATTTCAATTCCTTAAATCAACATACCTTTGCCAGTGCAGAAGAAGCCAGAAAATGCATACAAAAAGATTTGGCGACGGCGGCAGGCGGCGACGTTATCGTCACAATCCAATTGCCTGGCGAAGGGCAGACTTCAACGCAGCGGCTTCAGGCGATTCCAGAAAACGCTGTATTGCTGGATCGGCTGAATGTATCCGCGCGAATTTTTAAACCTGACAGGAGACTTCTGCAGCTTGCGGGGCCTGTAAGCGAAGGTGCGGTTTCCGTGACCGAAGTGCTTGCTTCCAATCTTTTCCGTTCCAACTGTCCGGTCACGGCGCAGCCAGACTGGGGGACAGTCATCATTAGTTACACGGGCGACGCCATTGACCATGAGGGTCTGCTTCGTTATGTGATTTCCTATCGCCAGCACGAAGGATTTCATGAACACTGTGCTGAACAGATTTATCGCGACATCATGGCGGTGTGCGCACCGGAATATTTAACTGTACAGATCAATTTTCTGCGTCGCGGCGGTCTGGAAATCAATCCTGTCAGAACGTCATTGCCGGTTATGCGAATGCAGCCTTTGCCCAGGTTATTGCGGCAGTAG